Proteins found in one Hoplias malabaricus isolate fHopMal1 chromosome 17, fHopMal1.hap1, whole genome shotgun sequence genomic segment:
- the LOC136673326 gene encoding aminopeptidase Ey-like has product MDPDEIMGLCIYNKTLSQYNNYMQRNTMVRPQMPAKPAAHAKAAPSKPAQSAPTPASKDQVVGMLEKARAVMPAKPAAPAKAAPSKPAQRAPPEVVGKKAPVSTKASTKDDEDKSGLIFILVPNSKEQRVKEEKSLKTYLNTFAYNNAVGSDLWNHLQAAADANGTVLPVAIREIMDCWVLQMGFPVVTVNTRTGRLSQKHFLLDPVQVVPIINRALILDDTFNLARAKMIPISLAINTTRFLWKERDYVPWKAALDNLDYFYLMFDQTALYNSIQMYLRKQVTPLFEHYQNITMNWTKVPDGHMDQALIVQKESSLYATQRRRPAPTLHL; this is encoded by the exons ATGGATCCAGACGAGATTATGGGATTGTGCATCTACAACAAAACATTGTCACAGTACAATAACTACATGCAGAGGAACACAatggt CCGGCCTCAAATGCCAGCCAAACCTGCTGCACACGCCAAAGCTGCTCCTTCTAAACCTGCTCAGAGCGCTCCCACG CCGGCCTCAAAGGACCAGGTGGTGGGGATGCTTGAGAAGGCCAGGGCAGTAATGCCAGCCAAACCTGCTGCACCCGCCAAAGCTGCTCCTTCTAAACCTGCCCAGAGAGCTCCCCCG GAAGTGGTGGGTAAGAAAGCTCCAGTTTCCACTAAAGCGTCCACTAAAGATGATGAAGACAAATCGGGCCTCATCTTTATCCTCGTGCCCAACAGCAAGGAGCAGAGGGTGAAGGAGGAGAAGTCGCTGAAG acGTATCTGAACACATTTGCATATAACAACGCGGTGGGCTCAGATCTGTGGAATCATCTCCAAGCA GCAGCTGATGCTAATGGAACAGTTCTCCCAGTGGCTATTCGTGAAATCATGGATTGCTGGGTTCTTCAGATGGGATTCCCAGTGGTCACGGTCAACACCAGAACTGGACGCCTGTCTCAGAAACACTTCCTCCTGGACCCTGTCCAG gTTGTTCCCATCATTAACAGAGCTCTGATCCTGGACGACACCTTTAATCTGGCTAG GGCCAAGATGATTCCCATCAGTTTGGCTATAAACACAACCAGGTTCCTCTGGAAGGAGAGAGACTACGTGCCCTGGAAGGCTGCTCTGGACAATCTGGACTATTTCTACCTGATGTTTGACCAAACGGCGCTCTACAACAGCATTCAG ATGTATCTGAGGAAGCAAGTCACACCACTTTTCGAACACTACCAGAACATCACCATGAACTGGACCAAAGTCCCAGATGGACACATGGATCA agcgctgattgtccaaaaagagtcgtcactctatgccacgcaacgcagacgaccagcaccaactctccatctgtaa